From one Thermanaeromonas sp. C210 genomic stretch:
- the fabZ gene encoding 3-hydroxyacyl-ACP dehydratase FabZ — MSWLDITAIQEILPHRYPFLLVDRLEEIEAGRRAVGLKNVSANEWFFSGHFPGYPVMPGVLIIEALAQVGAAAILSQPEWRGKIVFFGGMDKVRFRRQVVPGDVLRLEAEVIKVKGKIGKARGRAWVGEELAAEGELIFAIGV; from the coding sequence ATGTCTTGGCTGGATATTACGGCCATCCAGGAGATTTTACCTCACCGCTATCCTTTTCTGCTGGTGGACCGGTTGGAGGAGATCGAGGCTGGCCGGCGGGCGGTGGGTCTGAAAAATGTCAGCGCCAACGAATGGTTTTTTAGCGGGCACTTCCCCGGGTACCCGGTCATGCCCGGGGTGCTCATCATAGAAGCCCTGGCCCAGGTGGGAGCGGCAGCCATCTTAAGCCAGCCCGAGTGGCGGGGGAAAATTGTGTTTTTCGGGGGCATGGATAAGGTCCGCTTCCGCCGCCAGGTCGTACCGGGGGATGTTCTGCGGCTGGAAGCGGAAGTTATCAAAGTCAAAGGCAAGATAGGCAAAGCTCGGGGACGGGCCTGGGTAGGAGAAGAGCTGGCGGCGGAAGGCGAGCTCATCTTTGCCATAGGTGTTTGA
- the murJ gene encoding murein biosynthesis integral membrane protein MurJ — MRVGAVARLARAAGIVLVLNLLSRVLGFVRDAAIAAQFGAGPATDAYMVAYTIPYFLQTILGMAFLTVMVPTLTAYLVRGEREEGWRVASALGSWTALSLTTLALLGMAAASLLVPVLAPGFPPEVEGLAARLTRIMFLSLPFMGTGMMISGILNAGNYFTSPALAPALSNLIIIATALFFGSRYGIEGLAVGTVVSFVAFLAVQLPDLHRMGFRYTWRLDYHHPIVRKVSLYLLPVIFSLAVNQLYLATNRFFASHLAPGSITALDVGIRLVNLPLGVFVSAVSTAVFPALSEEAARGRREAMAHLTQKGLSLVTLAVVPAAAGLIILREPLVRVVFERGAFGSAATLMTAEVVYYASWGLLAQAAQPILMRSFYALEDVRTPALAGVISVGLNAGFSAVLVRHLGHGGLALSNSLAATFYALTLYYFLKGRLPELNPSFLLRSIGLTLLAAGGMGLATWQGGRWLGLFNPLQGLWELAGRVLAVTAGSAGIFLVLAWFLGVEEVTWVKAMLLKGRRQE; from the coding sequence GTGAGGGTAGGAGCTGTAGCCCGCCTCGCGCGGGCCGCAGGTATCGTTCTGGTGCTGAACCTCCTGAGCCGGGTTCTGGGTTTTGTGCGGGATGCGGCCATTGCCGCCCAATTCGGTGCGGGCCCGGCCACCGACGCCTACATGGTGGCCTACACCATTCCTTATTTCCTGCAGACTATCCTGGGCATGGCTTTTCTCACCGTTATGGTTCCCACCTTGACGGCCTACCTGGTGCGGGGCGAAAGGGAAGAGGGCTGGCGGGTAGCCAGCGCCCTGGGGAGCTGGACGGCTTTATCCTTAACTACCCTGGCCCTTTTGGGGATGGCCGCCGCTTCGCTGCTGGTGCCGGTGCTGGCCCCGGGCTTTCCACCTGAGGTAGAGGGGCTGGCGGCCCGGCTAACCCGGATAATGTTTCTCTCCCTTCCCTTTATGGGCACGGGTATGATGATAAGCGGTATTCTCAACGCGGGCAATTACTTTACGTCCCCCGCCCTGGCGCCGGCCCTGAGTAACCTGATTATCATAGCAACGGCCCTGTTTTTCGGTTCGCGCTACGGCATCGAGGGCCTGGCCGTGGGAACGGTGGTAAGTTTTGTCGCCTTCTTGGCCGTTCAACTCCCCGACCTTCACCGCATGGGATTTCGCTACACCTGGAGGCTGGACTACCATCATCCGATAGTACGGAAAGTGAGCTTATACCTGCTTCCCGTAATTTTCAGCCTCGCCGTTAACCAGCTTTACCTGGCTACCAACCGCTTTTTCGCCTCGCACCTGGCTCCGGGCAGCATTACGGCCCTGGATGTAGGTATCCGCCTGGTGAATCTTCCTCTGGGTGTATTTGTGTCCGCCGTCTCTACGGCGGTGTTCCCCGCCCTATCGGAGGAGGCGGCGCGGGGAAGGCGGGAGGCTATGGCCCATCTCACCCAGAAGGGGCTGTCCCTGGTGACCCTCGCCGTGGTGCCCGCCGCGGCGGGGTTAATTATCCTGCGGGAGCCCCTGGTGCGCGTCGTCTTTGAGCGCGGGGCCTTCGGTTCGGCTGCTACCCTCATGACGGCCGAAGTTGTGTACTATGCCTCATGGGGCCTCCTGGCCCAGGCGGCACAGCCCATCCTGATGCGTTCCTTTTATGCCCTGGAGGACGTCCGGACCCCGGCCCTGGCCGGCGTAATCTCGGTGGGGCTCAATGCGGGTTTCAGCGCGGTCCTGGTCCGCCACCTGGGGCATGGAGGCCTGGCCCTGTCCAACTCCCTGGCGGCCACCTTTTACGCTTTGACCCTCTATTATTTTCTAAAGGGCCGCCTGCCGGAGCTCAACCCATCGTTCCTCCTGCGGAGCATAGGGCTCACCTTGTTGGCGGCGGGGGGCATGGGCTTGGCCACCTGGCAGGGCGGCCGCTGGCTGGGCCTGTTTAATCCCCTCCAGGGCCTCTGGGAGTTGGCGGGGAGAGTCCTTGCCGTCACCGCAGGGTCGGCCGGCATCTTCCTGGTCCTGGCCTGGTTTTTAGGGGTAGAGGAAGTCACATGGGTCAAGGCTATGTTGCTTAAGGGCCGCAGGCAGGAGTAA
- the csaB gene encoding polysaccharide pyruvyl transferase CsaB — MVRVMVSGYYGFGNAGDEAILYSMVQALRGLHPDVEIVVLSSNPPATEKWLPVKAVNRWRPGEIARALSGVNLFISGGGSLLQDVTGAKSLLYYLGVLEMARFLRRPRMIYAQGLGPLRHNWSRRLTARVLDKVQLITLRDSESRALLQSMGVRRPSVRVTADPVLGLDPSSLDLKSGRHKLVQLGLEEGRRPLAGIAVRPWEGLGVTLEALARLGDDLIAQGWDVVFLPFHFPRDVEAGRQVQRLMQGRAVVVKERLTLEELVGAVSCLDLLVGMRLHALILAAVLGIPFLGLSYDPKVEAFCRQVEQPYLKLPLLEYEELGSRVKRILYEGRYLKESLERAVAELRPLARCNAELALRLALGGEI; from the coding sequence GTGGTGCGCGTGATGGTTTCCGGCTATTATGGTTTCGGTAACGCCGGGGACGAGGCCATTCTCTACAGTATGGTCCAGGCCCTCCGCGGGCTACACCCCGACGTAGAGATCGTTGTCCTGTCCTCTAATCCCCCTGCTACAGAGAAATGGTTGCCCGTAAAGGCCGTTAACCGCTGGCGGCCGGGGGAAATCGCCCGTGCTCTGTCCGGGGTGAACTTGTTTATCAGCGGGGGAGGCAGCCTTTTGCAGGATGTGACCGGGGCTAAAAGCCTCCTTTATTATTTGGGAGTCCTGGAAATGGCCCGCTTCCTTCGGCGGCCCCGCATGATTTATGCCCAGGGGTTGGGACCCTTACGGCATAACTGGTCCCGCCGCCTGACGGCGAGGGTTCTGGATAAGGTTCAGCTTATTACCCTGCGCGACAGCGAATCCAGGGCCCTCCTGCAGAGTATGGGAGTGCGCCGCCCTTCCGTCAGGGTGACGGCCGACCCCGTGCTTGGCTTGGACCCGAGTTCTTTGGACCTAAAATCCGGACGCCATAAACTCGTCCAGCTCGGCCTGGAAGAAGGGCGGAGGCCCCTGGCAGGAATAGCGGTACGCCCGTGGGAGGGGCTGGGGGTAACCCTGGAGGCGCTGGCGCGATTGGGCGACGACCTGATCGCCCAGGGGTGGGACGTGGTATTCCTTCCTTTTCATTTTCCCCGGGATGTCGAGGCCGGACGCCAGGTCCAGCGGCTCATGCAGGGACGGGCCGTTGTTGTCAAGGAGCGCTTGACCCTAGAAGAGCTAGTCGGCGCCGTAAGCTGCCTGGATTTGCTGGTGGGAATGCGGCTGCACGCCCTCATTTTGGCTGCCGTGTTGGGGATACCCTTCCTCGGCCTCTCTTATGATCCCAAAGTGGAGGCCTTCTGCCGGCAGGTGGAACAGCCCTACTTAAAGCTTCCCCTGCTGGAATATGAAGAGTTGGGAAGCAGGGTGAAAAGGATTCTCTACGAAGGACGTTACCTCAAGGAGAGCCTGGAGCGGGCGGTGGCCGAACTGCGGCCCCTGGCCCGCTGCAACGCAGAGCTGGCCCTGAGACTCGCCTTGGGCGGTGAAATATAG